One genomic region from Reichenbachiella ulvae encodes:
- a CDS encoding cation:proton antiporter → MILLTAMGSQLNLLLAVCGLILILGLLLKRAHQPYIIAYILTGVAVGPWGFGLVTDTHRVELIGEMGLIILMFFIGMEISLPDFVKKWRVAVFGTGLQVAISVLAMALVGYFLDWEFKRMLLLGFVISLSSSAVVIKLLEDNDLLSTRIGQNVISILITQDILIVPMIIIMSLFDQGGLDYEKISLQVVGGGLMILLLLYLLKNKTIRLPFNDQLKGDQELQVFGGLIICFGMALLSSFFELSAGLGAFVAGLLVHASPATHWLYDSLKSFRIVLVSVFFLSVGMLINIEFIRDNWMIIGSLVLAVYLSNMLINAFLLKMLGNTGKESLFGGALLAQIGEFSFVLISIGYHSSIISLFSYQMTVIVISITIFISPITVFFAKRGLNLDPESLN, encoded by the coding sequence ATGATATTACTTACTGCTATGGGTAGCCAGCTTAATTTACTGCTAGCTGTTTGTGGTTTGATTCTGATTTTAGGTTTGTTGCTCAAACGAGCTCATCAGCCTTATATCATTGCCTATATTCTCACCGGGGTGGCTGTGGGTCCGTGGGGTTTTGGCCTGGTGACCGATACCCATAGAGTCGAGCTGATAGGTGAGATGGGTCTGATCATACTGATGTTTTTCATTGGCATGGAAATTTCTCTACCAGACTTTGTAAAAAAGTGGCGCGTAGCTGTTTTTGGTACAGGCCTACAAGTAGCCATTAGTGTTTTGGCAATGGCATTGGTAGGATACTTTCTGGATTGGGAATTTAAACGAATGCTCCTTTTAGGTTTCGTGATATCTCTGAGTAGTTCAGCTGTGGTGATCAAGCTACTCGAAGACAATGATCTACTATCCACTCGGATTGGTCAGAATGTAATCAGTATTTTGATCACCCAGGACATTCTGATCGTGCCGATGATCATCATTATGAGTTTGTTTGATCAGGGTGGTTTGGACTATGAAAAAATATCCCTGCAAGTAGTAGGAGGAGGATTGATGATACTGCTCTTGCTTTATTTGTTGAAAAATAAAACTATCCGTTTGCCTTTCAATGATCAATTGAAGGGTGATCAGGAATTGCAGGTATTCGGCGGGCTGATCATTTGTTTTGGGATGGCATTACTGTCTTCCTTCTTTGAACTTTCGGCAGGTCTTGGCGCTTTTGTGGCGGGGCTGCTGGTACATGCTTCTCCGGCTACTCATTGGTTGTACGATAGTCTTAAGTCTTTTCGGATAGTTTTAGTATCTGTTTTTTTCTTGTCGGTAGGCATGTTGATCAATATTGAATTCATTCGCGACAATTGGATGATCATTGGAAGTTTGGTGTTGGCCGTCTATCTCAGCAACATGCTGATCAATGCCTTCTTGTTAAAAATGCTCGGGAACACTGGTAAGGAAAGCCTGTTTGGGGGTGCGCTATTGGCTCAGATTGGGGAGTTCAGTTTTGTACTGATTTCTATAGGTTATCATTCGTCAATTATCTCGCTATTCAGTTATCAAATGACTGTGATAGTCATTTCGATTACGATTTTCAT
- a CDS encoding ThuA domain-containing protein translates to MVFSKTVGYRHASIETGVKCIEQLGYEHQFLVDHSEEAAVFLSDSLSTYDAVIFLSSSGDIFNSEQEKAFQSYVKAGGAVMGIHGATTTEYEWPWFNQLMGAYFDNHPEIQTADFDVVDPNHPSTRQLPTRFQMEDEFYNFYSIQPGLKPLIRIDESSYEGGKHGDNHPIAWYHTFEGSRVFYTALGHRKELYQDSVFVQHLMGGISYVLRRED, encoded by the coding sequence TTGGTTTTCAGCAAAACTGTAGGCTACAGACATGCGAGTATTGAAACCGGCGTTAAGTGCATCGAGCAATTAGGCTATGAACATCAATTTTTGGTTGACCATAGCGAAGAAGCTGCAGTCTTTTTATCAGACAGCTTATCCACTTATGATGCGGTTATATTTCTCAGTTCATCTGGCGACATTTTCAATTCAGAGCAGGAAAAGGCCTTTCAATCTTATGTGAAAGCAGGTGGGGCTGTGATGGGAATACACGGAGCGACCACTACAGAGTATGAATGGCCCTGGTTCAACCAACTGATGGGTGCCTATTTTGATAATCATCCTGAGATCCAGACTGCCGATTTTGATGTGGTAGATCCAAATCACCCTTCCACCCGGCAGTTGCCCACAAGATTTCAAATGGAGGATGAATTCTACAATTTTTATTCTATCCAACCTGGCCTGAAGCCTCTGATCAGGATAGATGAGTCCAGCTATGAAGGAGGAAAACATGGCGACAATCATCCTATAGCCTGGTATCATACTTTCGAGGGAAGTCGAGTGTTTTACACTGCTCTGGGTCATAGAAAGGAACTTTATCAGGATTCCGTTTTTGTTCAGCACTTGATGGGTGGTATTTCATATGTCCTGAGAAGAGAGGATTGA
- a CDS encoding ABC transporter permease, with amino-acid sequence MLRNYLLIAIRNLYKHKTFSFINVMGLTAGITCCLLIFIFVKDELSFDKFQSKADRIYRVQYMVQEFNIGQIPPIFNEYFGDYFPEIEQSARLYSRGVSIQVPQQGAAPKRFEEDQVFFADSSVFQIFDFEWIEKPTSEPLSTPLTVVLNRELKEKYFGEEIATGQSIELEGKPFKVIGVAEDFPSNSHLHFDMLVPFYDQVIIEPEGLADLLRRIIKENWVFSHSSTYVLLKEGQSAASVNARFPDFVEEKIPEDMQISQAFKLQPLLSIHMDEEVSGVNDNPGSQTFIKVFITVGILTLLIACINFINLSTARSLQRTKEIGVRKVLGAWKRDLVMQFMGESFVTTAAATVLGFIAAFFMVGVLNRMTGKELGVEVFYQWETWIMIVVLFVVTSFLAGLYPAFFVTRISPVESVKGMVAKNDKSGFAFRNVLMVIQFAISIILISSTLLVFDQLDFIKNKPLGFQKDHMINVPVQSQNMNNIFGGINEQKRQQMKAFEDDIAKIPGVRASTLSANVPGGGVVNRGVVPEGFTPEDKLIAPVLSVDYDFLETYDIELVAGRSFDESFGTDHMEAFIINEQGVKEYNLGSNEEAIGKSMEVEGKKGKIVGVIRDFNFETLNRPITSLVLNINPGQFGFFSISIHNQNIPETLSAIEAKWNEHFPSETFSHTFLNAQLNDAYEAQDRFGRMVGNFSILAILISCLGSYGLIIFVAGQKMKEVGIRKVLGASVTSLVMMLSRRFMVLILIAVLIAVPVAYWFAGVWLEEFSYRVDIAPINYLWASLATMVLVFGTIAFQSIKTAVSNPVKSLRIE; translated from the coding sequence ATGCTTAGAAACTATCTACTCATTGCCATCCGAAACCTGTACAAGCACAAGACTTTCAGTTTTATCAACGTGATGGGGCTCACAGCTGGTATCACCTGCTGTTTGTTGATCTTCATTTTTGTAAAGGATGAACTCAGTTTTGACAAGTTCCAGTCCAAGGCGGATAGAATCTATCGTGTGCAGTATATGGTTCAGGAATTTAACATTGGTCAGATACCGCCGATTTTTAATGAGTATTTTGGTGATTACTTTCCCGAAATAGAACAGTCTGCAAGACTCTATAGCCGAGGTGTGAGTATACAAGTTCCTCAACAAGGTGCTGCCCCCAAGCGATTCGAAGAGGATCAGGTTTTCTTTGCAGATTCCTCTGTTTTCCAAATTTTTGACTTTGAATGGATCGAGAAACCGACATCCGAGCCTCTGTCAACTCCATTAACTGTTGTGCTCAATCGTGAGTTGAAAGAAAAATATTTTGGTGAGGAAATAGCTACTGGCCAATCCATAGAGCTGGAGGGGAAACCATTTAAGGTCATTGGGGTGGCCGAGGATTTTCCGAGCAATTCCCATCTTCATTTTGACATGTTGGTTCCCTTTTATGATCAGGTGATCATTGAGCCAGAAGGTCTTGCCGATTTGCTGAGAAGAATAATCAAAGAGAACTGGGTGTTTTCTCACTCTTCGACCTATGTCCTTTTGAAAGAAGGACAGTCAGCTGCTAGTGTCAATGCACGTTTTCCGGACTTTGTGGAGGAAAAGATTCCTGAGGATATGCAGATCAGTCAAGCCTTCAAATTACAACCTCTTTTGTCCATCCATATGGATGAAGAAGTGTCGGGCGTCAATGACAACCCAGGGAGTCAAACTTTTATCAAAGTATTCATCACCGTGGGTATTCTCACCCTATTAATTGCTTGTATCAATTTCATCAATTTGTCTACTGCTCGTTCACTTCAGCGAACGAAAGAAATTGGTGTGAGAAAAGTCCTGGGTGCCTGGAAACGAGATTTGGTGATGCAGTTTATGGGTGAATCTTTTGTGACTACTGCAGCCGCTACGGTTTTGGGTTTTATTGCTGCTTTTTTCATGGTGGGTGTGCTCAACAGGATGACTGGAAAGGAGTTGGGAGTAGAGGTGTTTTATCAATGGGAAACCTGGATTATGATCGTGGTGCTCTTTGTAGTGACTAGTTTTTTAGCCGGTTTATACCCCGCGTTTTTTGTCACGAGAATTTCACCAGTAGAGAGTGTGAAAGGCATGGTAGCCAAAAATGACAAGAGCGGTTTTGCCTTCCGCAATGTCCTGATGGTCATTCAATTTGCTATTTCTATCATATTAATATCCTCGACGCTTTTGGTATTTGATCAACTGGATTTCATCAAAAACAAACCTTTGGGATTCCAAAAAGACCATATGATCAATGTACCTGTTCAAAGCCAAAACATGAATAACATATTTGGTGGTATCAACGAGCAGAAGCGCCAGCAGATGAAAGCATTCGAAGATGATATTGCGAAAATTCCCGGTGTAAGGGCAAGCACTTTGTCTGCAAATGTACCCGGAGGAGGGGTGGTCAACAGAGGAGTGGTGCCGGAAGGATTCACACCAGAGGACAAATTGATTGCGCCAGTGCTATCAGTCGATTATGACTTTTTGGAAACTTACGATATTGAATTGGTAGCGGGTCGAAGCTTTGATGAGAGTTTTGGGACGGATCATATGGAAGCCTTCATCATCAACGAACAAGGTGTGAAGGAATATAATCTGGGTAGCAATGAAGAGGCCATTGGCAAATCGATGGAAGTGGAGGGGAAAAAAGGGAAGATTGTTGGGGTGATCAGAGACTTCAACTTTGAAACGCTCAATCGACCGATTACTTCTCTGGTTTTGAATATCAATCCAGGACAATTTGGTTTCTTTTCCATTTCCATTCATAATCAAAATATTCCTGAAACATTGAGTGCTATAGAAGCGAAATGGAACGAGCATTTTCCGAGTGAGACCTTTTCTCATACCTTTTTGAACGCTCAGCTGAACGATGCCTACGAAGCGCAGGATCGATTCGGGCGAATGGTGGGTAATTTTTCGATTCTTGCCATTCTTATTTCATGTTTGGGTTCATATGGTCTGATCATTTTCGTAGCTGGCCAAAAGATGAAGGAAGTCGGCATCAGAAAAGTGCTGGGTGCCTCTGTGACTAGTTTGGTCATGATGTTGTCCAGACGTTTTATGGTATTGATTCTGATCGCTGTGTTGATTGCGGTACCCGTCGCATATTGGTTTGCAGGAGTTTGGCTAGAAGAATTTTCCTATCGAGTGGATATAGCGCCGATCAATTATCTCTGGGCTAGTTTGGCAACCATGGTTTTGGTCTTTGGTACGATAGCCTTTCAGTCGATCAAGACTGCCGTCTCTAATCCAGTGAAGTCGCTGCGAATTGAATAA
- a CDS encoding sugar O-acetyltransferase codes for MTEKEKMLSGQLYDASDTELEAERHCARLIFQDINTMGDAKKEMRNKLFYKLFGKAGKGLWVEPPFYCDYGYNIEVGEKVFMNFNCCILDVMKVKMGNNVLLGPNVQIYTATHPMEAKSRAEWLEYAKPVTIGNDVWIGGAAVICPGVTIGNGVVIGAGAVVTKDVPNNVFVGGNPAKVIREIDN; via the coding sequence ATGACCGAGAAGGAGAAAATGCTGTCGGGTCAGCTCTATGATGCCTCTGACACGGAGTTAGAAGCGGAGCGCCATTGTGCCCGCCTCATCTTTCAGGACATCAACACCATGGGAGATGCCAAAAAGGAGATGCGCAATAAGCTTTTCTACAAGTTATTTGGCAAGGCAGGAAAAGGCCTATGGGTAGAACCTCCGTTCTACTGCGACTATGGTTATAACATTGAAGTGGGCGAAAAAGTGTTCATGAATTTCAACTGTTGCATATTGGATGTGATGAAGGTGAAGATGGGCAACAATGTGCTGCTGGGACCTAATGTGCAAATCTACACAGCCACTCATCCTATGGAGGCCAAATCCAGAGCGGAATGGCTGGAATATGCAAAACCCGTCACCATTGGAAACGATGTTTGGATAGGTGGGGCTGCAGTGATATGCCCAGGGGTAACAATCGGAAATGGCGTAGTAATTGGTGCAGGAGCAGTAGTGACCAAAGATGTACCTAATAATGTATTTGTAGGTGGAAACCCAGCAAAGGTTATTCGTGAGATAGATAATTAG